One genomic region from Augochlora pura isolate Apur16 chromosome 7, APUR_v2.2.1, whole genome shotgun sequence encodes:
- the Mmd gene encoding disintegrin and metalloproteinase domain-containing protein mind-meld isoform X1, with translation MFWLHCGLFVLVIAVPGFINTADSTSKREADYTLDDSFWNVEISEAEGEAERLLREYTQNQELLKKIGTHYYQIIYPVQLRHHEKMGISTREVGVSKFPQRGYSESGYQNFRGRTRTGRHFHRTSLLIKAFNHKFRLDLELNAQLLAPNLKQKDFLVGDVEQITKPEIEHCYYHGTIKDYPGASAAFHTCNGLSGVIHLGNETFVVHPFYGGDLSQKHPHVIFEARSKANKGCANTKKIDWRSKNRRGKHVLGLSETTSDRYKRDIREAIKYIETAIIIDKAMFEKRNGSTRAEVVHDAIQVVNIADLYFRTLNTRVSVTYIETWQEKNKADIVENMEIDTALRIFNDYTTRHLYDVSKDTTQLLTGKSFSNDASGDATSSTICKKESVGISVDVNSYELHLLAGTMAHMIGHNIGMNHDDGRSDCVCGDWHGCIMAQSIVGLDNVQPYKFSDCSRQDYTIALQSADALCLNNKPNQVDPNRYCGNRVIDEGEQCDCGPIEECKDFDPCCDPITCNLVREAECAAGPCCNKCKLVASGVVCRKATNECDLPEVCTGKSGQCPEDVYKKNGNPCSNNSGFCFNGVCPALDLQCQQIWGYGGIAADKHCYEYYNSKGSLNGHCGTDSSGHYIKCEPENVHCGSLQCQQGNKQPVIDGMDHARIIMSRQSKEYECKMTNGKVDGSEVPSMGLVRDGTSCGNNLVCVNQTCTSHFPLIGKETCPSNHNNNECSGKGVCTNINTCYCERGWGGPDCSLQEEIPTLPPTVTVNGPVGKSNTSGKMGPKETPYENYHGSNTVYLVLVLMSVVGGVFVVFTLMALCYRSVVVHKNYSLCLRRKSTVQKYELPYGKKTPPKSYTTVSKDRRPEHEVLDTINSDILDFNSMPNYSRTENQRVVFHPNNVTTADEPRFKDHKLMRTPGINEDEGGPIGEDVVSFIDLQMNRPKQKGILKTQRGYEGGAAGNLERTLNRLNGYHENIMEALRNAKTRQELSGTSATSGNLVTDQIPRKTLSECEYPNPCHNDMDGHDDSGNQDGDDGRGEATCSILRIRNLEDLIKQLQRNAPRQINLSPCGSEEMRISENEADRHYRIDSSVCSESSQGSRRCSRARDDTYGRCRQPSSRSPYGTHQHSQHSHQMQVEEGIYETADPDRGSNARGETPDSGSDAFIQAQQLARWTSEDGVQHRPPQQPPPPLPPAMTGGGTMQLLQPLHGQCEHHQQLQHQQHQHHHQHAQPLQPQQQPQQSSLQHQHQLPVEQLPIQQRGYYPSPPHTDNNGLDNDETENAQSHQQQKLLPDVRGIDVNQLPNINKCPLDDTFSLDCNINNGSPKELNTNNTSDNENTALLPPSHFPEYKH, from the exons AAGCCGACTACACCTTAGATGACTCCTTCTGGAACGTGGAGATCTCTGAAGCTGAAG GTGAGGCCGAAAGACTACTGCGCGAGTATACACAAAATCAAGAGCTACTAAAAAAAATCGGGACCCATTACTATCAAATCATCTATCCGGTACAGTTACGGCATCACGAGAAAATGGGAATATCCACGAGGGAAGTCGGCGTGTCGAAG TTTCCTCAAAGAGGATACAGTGAGAGTGGATATCAAAATTTTCGAGGCAGGACGAGA ACAGGGAGACACTTTCACCGGACGTCCCTCTTGATCAAGGCCTTTAATCACAAATTTCGCCTAGACTTAGAATTAAATGC GCAACTTTTAGCACCGAATCTTAAGCAAAAAGACTTTTTAGTCGGCGACGTGGAACAAATTACTAAACCG GAGATAGAACACTGTTACTATCACGGCACCATCAAGGATTATCCAGGGGCCAGCGCTGCCTTTCACACGTGCAACGGTCTCAGCGGAGTCATTCATTTAGGCAACGAGACCTTTGTCGTTCATCCATTCTATGGCGGCGATCTGTCG CAGAAACATCCTCACGTTATATTTGAGGCTCGATCAAAGGCTAACAAAGGCTGCGCTAACACGAAGAAAATTGACTGGCGTTCAAAGAACCGTCGAGGAAAGCATGTTCTGGGCCTATCGGAGACCACTTCCGATCGATACAAGAGAGACATCCGTGAGGCAATCAAATACATCGAAACTGCCATCATTATCGATAAGGCTATG TTCGAGAAGAGGAACGGTAGCACCAGAGCGGAGGTTGTCCACGACGCCATTCAAGTCGTTAATATCGCTGATTTG TATTTCCGTACATTGAATACTAGAGTCTCCGTAACATACATCGAAACTTGGCAAGAAAAGAATAAGGCGGACATCGTTGAAAACATGGAGATTGATACAGCTTTGAGAATCTTCAATGACTACACGACGAGACATCTGTATGATGTCTCGAAGGACACCACCCAGTTGCTCAC AGGCAAATCATTTTCAAACGACGCATCAGGAGATGCGACATCATCGACCATCTGTAAAAAAGAGTCCGTGGGGATTAGCGTTGACGTGAATTCGTACGAGCTCCATTTATTGGCGGGCACCATGGCTCACATGATCGGCCATAATATTGGCATGAATCACGACGATGGAA GAAGCGACTGCGTGTGCGGCGACTGGCACGGGTGCATCATGGCTCAATCAATCGTCGGCTTGGACAACGTGCAACCGTACAAGTTCTCCGACTGCAGTCGACAGGACTATACAATAGCGTTGCAGAGCGCCGACGCTCTGTGTCTTAACAATAAACCAAACCAG GTGGATCCGAATCGGTATTGCGGAAACAGGGTAATAGACGAAGGGGAACAATGCGACTGCGGACCGATCGAAGAGTGCAAAGACTTCGATCCCTGCTGCGATCCAATTACCTGCAACCTCGTTAGAGAGGCGGAGTGCGCGGCAGGACCATGTTGCAACAAATGCAAG TTGGTGGCCTCCGGAGTGGTCTGCCGGAAGGCGACAAACGAATGTGACTTGCCGGAAGTCTGTACGGGTAAGAGTGGCCAATGCCCAGAGGACGTTTACAAGAAGAACGGCAACCCATGCTCGAACAACAGTGGGTTCTGCTTCAACGGTGTCTGTCCGGCCCTTGACTTGCAATGCCAGCAAATCTGGGGCTACGGTGGCATCGCGGCTGACAAACATTGCTACGAATACTACAACTCCAAAGGCTCGTTAAATGGACACTGCGGCACCGACTCATCCGGCCACTACATCAAATGCGAACCGGA GAATGTCCACTGTGGCTCGCTGCAATGTCAACAGGGTAACAAGCAGCCGGTGATCGACGGCATGGATCACGCGCGCATTATAATGTCGCGTCAGAGCAAAGAATACGAATGCAA GATGACCAACGGTAAAGTTGATGGCTCGGAGGTGCCCAGCATGGGACTGGTTCGCGATGGTACATCCTGCGGAAATAATTTG GTCTGCGTGAACCAGACATGCACGAGTCACTTTCCGCTAATAGGCAAAGAAACATGTCCCAGTAATCACAACAACAACGAGTGCTCGGGCAAAGGC gTATGCACGAATATAAATACGTGCTACTGCGAGCGTGGATGGGGTGGTCCAGACTGCTCCCTACAGGAAGAGATCCCCACACTTCCACCCACGGTTACTGTCAACGGACCAGTTGGTAAAAGTAATACAAGTGGTAAAATGGGGCCGAAAGAGACCCCCTACG AGAACTACCACGGCTCTAACACTGTATATTTAGTTCTTGTGCTCATGTCGGTGGTAGGGGGTGTTTTCGTAGTATTTACTCTGATGGCTCTCTGCTACAGGTCAGTCGTAGTACATAAAAACTACTCCCTCTGTCTCAG AAGGAAGAGCACCGTCCAGAAATACGAACTGCCGTACGGGAAGAAAACGCCGCCGAAAAGCTACACCACCGTTTCGAAGGACCGCCGTCCGGAACACGAGGTGCTGGATACCATCAACTCTGACATCCTCGACTTCAACAGTATGCCTAATTACAG CCGCACCGAGAACCAGCGCGTGGTGTTTCACCCGAATAACGTCACCACCGCAGACGAGCCAAGATTCAA GGATCATAAGCTGATGAGGACACCTGGCATAAACGAGGATGAAGGCGGCCCAATAGGGGAGGATGTTGTCTCTTTCATTGATCTGCAAATGAACAGACCGAAGCAAAAAGGAATTCTAAAAACACAACGTGGTTACG AAGGAGGTGCTGCGGGGAACCTGGAACGCACTCTGAATCGGTTGAACGGCTATCACGAGAACATTATGGAGGCCCTGAGGAATGCGAAGACTCGACAAGAGCTATCCGGAACAAGTGCCACCAGCGGAAACCTGGTGACTGACCAGATCCCGCGCAAAACTCTATCAGAATGCGAGTATCCAAACCCCTGCCACAATGATATGGACGGTCATGACGACAGCGGCAACCAAGATGGCGATGATGGCAGAGGAGAGGCCACCTGCAGTATACTACGCATCCGTAATCTGGAGGACCTGATCAAGCAGTTGCAGCGTAACGCACCCCGCCAGATCAACTTGAGCCCCTGTGGCTCCGAGGAGATGCGGATATCCGAGAACGAGGCCGATCGTCACTACAGGATAGATTCGTCTGTTTGTAGCGAATCCTCTCAAGG AAGCAGAAGGTGTAGCCGCGCCCGCGACGATACCTATGGTCGGTGCCGTCAGCCGTCATCTCGAAGTCCTTACGGCACCCACCAGCACTCTCAACACTCCCATCAAATGCAAGTGGAGGAGGGTATCTATGAAACTGCCGACCCTGACAGAGGCTCAAATGCTAGGGGTGAAACGCCCGATAGTGGAAG TGATGCATTTATTCAAGCTCAACAACTAGCCCGATGGACTAGTGAGGACGGAGTGCAGCACCGACCACCGCAGCAGCCGCCGCCTCCACTGCCACCTGCAATGACTGGTGGTGGTACGATGCAGTTGTTGCAGCCGCTTCATGGCCAATGCGAACACCACCAGCAGTTGCAGCACCAACAACATCAACACCATCACCAACATGCACAGCCATTGCAGCCGCAGCAGCAACCGCAGCAGTCGTCACTACAGCATCAACACCAACTGCCAGTGGAACAACTGCCAATACAGCAGCGTGGCTATTATCCATCCCCACCCCATACTGACAACAATGGTCTCGACAACGACGAGACTGAAAATGCTCAATCCCATCAACAACAAAAGCTCCTCCCTGACGTTCGTGGAATCGATGTTAATCAATTGCCTAATATTAACAAATGCCCACTAGACGATACATTTAGTCTAGattgtaacataaataatgGTTCCCCTAAAGAATTAAATACCAACAACACTAGTGATAACGAAAATACTGCCCTACTGCCCCCTTCGCATTTTCCCGAGTACAAgcattga
- the Mmd gene encoding disintegrin and metalloproteinase domain-containing protein mind-meld isoform X2, producing the protein MFWLHCGLFVLVIAVPGFINTADSTSKREADYTLDDSFWNVEISEAEGEAERLLREYTQNQELLKKIGTHYYQIIYPVQLRHHEKMGISTREVGVSKFPQRGYSESGYQNFRGRTRTGRHFHRTSLLIKAFNHKFRLDLELNAQLLAPNLKQKDFLVGDVEQITKPEIEHCYYHGTIKDYPGASAAFHTCNGLSGVIHLGNETFVVHPFYGGDLSKHPHVIFEARSKANKGCANTKKIDWRSKNRRGKHVLGLSETTSDRYKRDIREAIKYIETAIIIDKAMFEKRNGSTRAEVVHDAIQVVNIADLYFRTLNTRVSVTYIETWQEKNKADIVENMEIDTALRIFNDYTTRHLYDVSKDTTQLLTGKSFSNDASGDATSSTICKKESVGISVDVNSYELHLLAGTMAHMIGHNIGMNHDDGRSDCVCGDWHGCIMAQSIVGLDNVQPYKFSDCSRQDYTIALQSADALCLNNKPNQVDPNRYCGNRVIDEGEQCDCGPIEECKDFDPCCDPITCNLVREAECAAGPCCNKCKLVASGVVCRKATNECDLPEVCTGKSGQCPEDVYKKNGNPCSNNSGFCFNGVCPALDLQCQQIWGYGGIAADKHCYEYYNSKGSLNGHCGTDSSGHYIKCEPENVHCGSLQCQQGNKQPVIDGMDHARIIMSRQSKEYECKMTNGKVDGSEVPSMGLVRDGTSCGNNLVCVNQTCTSHFPLIGKETCPSNHNNNECSGKGVCTNINTCYCERGWGGPDCSLQEEIPTLPPTVTVNGPVGKSNTSGKMGPKETPYENYHGSNTVYLVLVLMSVVGGVFVVFTLMALCYRSVVVHKNYSLCLRRKSTVQKYELPYGKKTPPKSYTTVSKDRRPEHEVLDTINSDILDFNSMPNYSRTENQRVVFHPNNVTTADEPRFKDHKLMRTPGINEDEGGPIGEDVVSFIDLQMNRPKQKGILKTQRGYEGGAAGNLERTLNRLNGYHENIMEALRNAKTRQELSGTSATSGNLVTDQIPRKTLSECEYPNPCHNDMDGHDDSGNQDGDDGRGEATCSILRIRNLEDLIKQLQRNAPRQINLSPCGSEEMRISENEADRHYRIDSSVCSESSQGSRRCSRARDDTYGRCRQPSSRSPYGTHQHSQHSHQMQVEEGIYETADPDRGSNARGETPDSGSDAFIQAQQLARWTSEDGVQHRPPQQPPPPLPPAMTGGGTMQLLQPLHGQCEHHQQLQHQQHQHHHQHAQPLQPQQQPQQSSLQHQHQLPVEQLPIQQRGYYPSPPHTDNNGLDNDETENAQSHQQQKLLPDVRGIDVNQLPNINKCPLDDTFSLDCNINNGSPKELNTNNTSDNENTALLPPSHFPEYKH; encoded by the exons AAGCCGACTACACCTTAGATGACTCCTTCTGGAACGTGGAGATCTCTGAAGCTGAAG GTGAGGCCGAAAGACTACTGCGCGAGTATACACAAAATCAAGAGCTACTAAAAAAAATCGGGACCCATTACTATCAAATCATCTATCCGGTACAGTTACGGCATCACGAGAAAATGGGAATATCCACGAGGGAAGTCGGCGTGTCGAAG TTTCCTCAAAGAGGATACAGTGAGAGTGGATATCAAAATTTTCGAGGCAGGACGAGA ACAGGGAGACACTTTCACCGGACGTCCCTCTTGATCAAGGCCTTTAATCACAAATTTCGCCTAGACTTAGAATTAAATGC GCAACTTTTAGCACCGAATCTTAAGCAAAAAGACTTTTTAGTCGGCGACGTGGAACAAATTACTAAACCG GAGATAGAACACTGTTACTATCACGGCACCATCAAGGATTATCCAGGGGCCAGCGCTGCCTTTCACACGTGCAACGGTCTCAGCGGAGTCATTCATTTAGGCAACGAGACCTTTGTCGTTCATCCATTCTATGGCGGCGATCTGTCG AAACATCCTCACGTTATATTTGAGGCTCGATCAAAGGCTAACAAAGGCTGCGCTAACACGAAGAAAATTGACTGGCGTTCAAAGAACCGTCGAGGAAAGCATGTTCTGGGCCTATCGGAGACCACTTCCGATCGATACAAGAGAGACATCCGTGAGGCAATCAAATACATCGAAACTGCCATCATTATCGATAAGGCTATG TTCGAGAAGAGGAACGGTAGCACCAGAGCGGAGGTTGTCCACGACGCCATTCAAGTCGTTAATATCGCTGATTTG TATTTCCGTACATTGAATACTAGAGTCTCCGTAACATACATCGAAACTTGGCAAGAAAAGAATAAGGCGGACATCGTTGAAAACATGGAGATTGATACAGCTTTGAGAATCTTCAATGACTACACGACGAGACATCTGTATGATGTCTCGAAGGACACCACCCAGTTGCTCAC AGGCAAATCATTTTCAAACGACGCATCAGGAGATGCGACATCATCGACCATCTGTAAAAAAGAGTCCGTGGGGATTAGCGTTGACGTGAATTCGTACGAGCTCCATTTATTGGCGGGCACCATGGCTCACATGATCGGCCATAATATTGGCATGAATCACGACGATGGAA GAAGCGACTGCGTGTGCGGCGACTGGCACGGGTGCATCATGGCTCAATCAATCGTCGGCTTGGACAACGTGCAACCGTACAAGTTCTCCGACTGCAGTCGACAGGACTATACAATAGCGTTGCAGAGCGCCGACGCTCTGTGTCTTAACAATAAACCAAACCAG GTGGATCCGAATCGGTATTGCGGAAACAGGGTAATAGACGAAGGGGAACAATGCGACTGCGGACCGATCGAAGAGTGCAAAGACTTCGATCCCTGCTGCGATCCAATTACCTGCAACCTCGTTAGAGAGGCGGAGTGCGCGGCAGGACCATGTTGCAACAAATGCAAG TTGGTGGCCTCCGGAGTGGTCTGCCGGAAGGCGACAAACGAATGTGACTTGCCGGAAGTCTGTACGGGTAAGAGTGGCCAATGCCCAGAGGACGTTTACAAGAAGAACGGCAACCCATGCTCGAACAACAGTGGGTTCTGCTTCAACGGTGTCTGTCCGGCCCTTGACTTGCAATGCCAGCAAATCTGGGGCTACGGTGGCATCGCGGCTGACAAACATTGCTACGAATACTACAACTCCAAAGGCTCGTTAAATGGACACTGCGGCACCGACTCATCCGGCCACTACATCAAATGCGAACCGGA GAATGTCCACTGTGGCTCGCTGCAATGTCAACAGGGTAACAAGCAGCCGGTGATCGACGGCATGGATCACGCGCGCATTATAATGTCGCGTCAGAGCAAAGAATACGAATGCAA GATGACCAACGGTAAAGTTGATGGCTCGGAGGTGCCCAGCATGGGACTGGTTCGCGATGGTACATCCTGCGGAAATAATTTG GTCTGCGTGAACCAGACATGCACGAGTCACTTTCCGCTAATAGGCAAAGAAACATGTCCCAGTAATCACAACAACAACGAGTGCTCGGGCAAAGGC gTATGCACGAATATAAATACGTGCTACTGCGAGCGTGGATGGGGTGGTCCAGACTGCTCCCTACAGGAAGAGATCCCCACACTTCCACCCACGGTTACTGTCAACGGACCAGTTGGTAAAAGTAATACAAGTGGTAAAATGGGGCCGAAAGAGACCCCCTACG AGAACTACCACGGCTCTAACACTGTATATTTAGTTCTTGTGCTCATGTCGGTGGTAGGGGGTGTTTTCGTAGTATTTACTCTGATGGCTCTCTGCTACAGGTCAGTCGTAGTACATAAAAACTACTCCCTCTGTCTCAG AAGGAAGAGCACCGTCCAGAAATACGAACTGCCGTACGGGAAGAAAACGCCGCCGAAAAGCTACACCACCGTTTCGAAGGACCGCCGTCCGGAACACGAGGTGCTGGATACCATCAACTCTGACATCCTCGACTTCAACAGTATGCCTAATTACAG CCGCACCGAGAACCAGCGCGTGGTGTTTCACCCGAATAACGTCACCACCGCAGACGAGCCAAGATTCAA GGATCATAAGCTGATGAGGACACCTGGCATAAACGAGGATGAAGGCGGCCCAATAGGGGAGGATGTTGTCTCTTTCATTGATCTGCAAATGAACAGACCGAAGCAAAAAGGAATTCTAAAAACACAACGTGGTTACG AAGGAGGTGCTGCGGGGAACCTGGAACGCACTCTGAATCGGTTGAACGGCTATCACGAGAACATTATGGAGGCCCTGAGGAATGCGAAGACTCGACAAGAGCTATCCGGAACAAGTGCCACCAGCGGAAACCTGGTGACTGACCAGATCCCGCGCAAAACTCTATCAGAATGCGAGTATCCAAACCCCTGCCACAATGATATGGACGGTCATGACGACAGCGGCAACCAAGATGGCGATGATGGCAGAGGAGAGGCCACCTGCAGTATACTACGCATCCGTAATCTGGAGGACCTGATCAAGCAGTTGCAGCGTAACGCACCCCGCCAGATCAACTTGAGCCCCTGTGGCTCCGAGGAGATGCGGATATCCGAGAACGAGGCCGATCGTCACTACAGGATAGATTCGTCTGTTTGTAGCGAATCCTCTCAAGG AAGCAGAAGGTGTAGCCGCGCCCGCGACGATACCTATGGTCGGTGCCGTCAGCCGTCATCTCGAAGTCCTTACGGCACCCACCAGCACTCTCAACACTCCCATCAAATGCAAGTGGAGGAGGGTATCTATGAAACTGCCGACCCTGACAGAGGCTCAAATGCTAGGGGTGAAACGCCCGATAGTGGAAG TGATGCATTTATTCAAGCTCAACAACTAGCCCGATGGACTAGTGAGGACGGAGTGCAGCACCGACCACCGCAGCAGCCGCCGCCTCCACTGCCACCTGCAATGACTGGTGGTGGTACGATGCAGTTGTTGCAGCCGCTTCATGGCCAATGCGAACACCACCAGCAGTTGCAGCACCAACAACATCAACACCATCACCAACATGCACAGCCATTGCAGCCGCAGCAGCAACCGCAGCAGTCGTCACTACAGCATCAACACCAACTGCCAGTGGAACAACTGCCAATACAGCAGCGTGGCTATTATCCATCCCCACCCCATACTGACAACAATGGTCTCGACAACGACGAGACTGAAAATGCTCAATCCCATCAACAACAAAAGCTCCTCCCTGACGTTCGTGGAATCGATGTTAATCAATTGCCTAATATTAACAAATGCCCACTAGACGATACATTTAGTCTAGattgtaacataaataatgGTTCCCCTAAAGAATTAAATACCAACAACACTAGTGATAACGAAAATACTGCCCTACTGCCCCCTTCGCATTTTCCCGAGTACAAgcattga